The following proteins are co-located in the Sporolactobacillus pectinivorans genome:
- a CDS encoding Gfo/Idh/MocA family protein yields MKLATIGTSKITDSFLEAVKETGRMTYEAAYSRVEEKAKSFSERHGGKLWFTSISELALSNEIDVVYVATPNGLHFEQVKALLAGGKHVICEKPIFSTMNELNQAFRLSEQHHVFLFEAIRNIQTPIFKRLKEELLRAGKIRSAVLQLIQYSSRYDLFLQGHVTNIFSPEFAGGALEDIGVYPLYVAVTLFGAPDDAAYYPVKLPNGIDGSGTLILRYDGFVCTVLCSKIAHSDAPSEIHGEKGTFSINNPSNISGLYWTDAHSKEKKLIAENIADNDMIYEIAHFADVIENRDVEEYQRMKELSREVLRVMEKARKQNGILFPNDRV; encoded by the coding sequence ATGAAACTGGCAACGATCGGGACAAGCAAAATCACGGATTCTTTTTTAGAAGCCGTAAAAGAAACAGGAAGAATGACTTATGAGGCCGCTTATTCAAGGGTTGAGGAGAAAGCAAAAAGTTTTTCTGAGCGGCACGGAGGAAAGCTATGGTTTACTTCAATCAGTGAACTGGCTCTGAGTAATGAAATTGATGTTGTCTATGTTGCCACCCCAAACGGTCTGCATTTTGAACAGGTCAAGGCACTGCTGGCAGGCGGCAAGCACGTCATTTGTGAAAAACCGATTTTTTCAACCATGAATGAGCTGAATCAGGCTTTTAGGCTTTCGGAGCAACATCATGTTTTTCTTTTTGAAGCAATTCGTAATATCCAAACTCCGATTTTCAAGAGGCTGAAAGAAGAGCTCCTAAGGGCAGGAAAAATCCGGTCGGCCGTTTTGCAGCTGATCCAGTATTCATCCCGCTATGATTTGTTTCTTCAGGGACATGTCACCAATATTTTTTCCCCCGAGTTTGCCGGCGGGGCGCTGGAGGATATCGGCGTATATCCGCTCTATGTTGCTGTCACCTTGTTTGGCGCCCCAGATGATGCGGCCTATTATCCGGTCAAACTGCCCAATGGCATCGACGGTAGCGGGACGCTAATATTACGGTATGATGGCTTCGTCTGCACTGTTTTATGCTCGAAGATTGCCCATTCTGATGCACCATCTGAAATTCATGGTGAAAAAGGAACTTTCAGCATCAATAATCCATCCAATATTTCCGGACTATACTGGACAGATGCCCATTCAAAAGAAAAAAAGCTTATCGCAGAAAATATTGCGGATAATGATATGATTTACGAAATTGCCCATTTTGCGGATGTGATTGAAAACCGGGATGTGGAGGAGTATCAGCGAATGAAAGAACTGAGTCGCGAAGTGCTCCGCGTAATGGAAAAAGCAAGAAAGCAGAATGGTATTCTTTTTCCAAATGACAGAGTGTAA
- the proC gene encoding pyrroline-5-carboxylate reductase, protein MLKKIAFIGSGELAESLLKGFLAKNFISSDRVWMNNKSNNDRLSYLAKTYQVHTTKDKKLAVEGAEAVILAFRPGNTSEAMESIKDFLAEDQLIVSLMVGVPSSFINHAAGKKLQIVRVMPNTSASIGLSATGLAPGEFVSDKLLHTAVHLFETVGTVTVVKESDIDVIAGLSGSGPAYLYYLAEAMQEAGIREGISSEASAQLVLQTLKGATQLLNLSGKTSGELLKAVATPGGTTQAGIDTLDRHRVRDAVAECVHQAIIRAGEMSEPFSK, encoded by the coding sequence ATGTTGAAAAAAATAGCCTTCATCGGTTCGGGCGAGCTGGCTGAGTCACTTCTGAAGGGATTTCTGGCAAAAAATTTTATTTCCAGCGACCGTGTCTGGATGAATAATAAATCAAACAATGACCGGCTCAGTTACCTTGCAAAGACTTATCAAGTCCATACGACCAAGGATAAGAAACTTGCGGTCGAAGGGGCGGAAGCTGTAATTCTTGCTTTTAGACCTGGGAACACCAGCGAAGCCATGGAAAGCATTAAAGATTTTCTTGCGGAAGATCAGTTGATTGTTTCTCTGATGGTTGGCGTTCCTTCATCATTTATCAATCATGCGGCAGGAAAAAAGCTGCAAATTGTCCGCGTGATGCCCAATACATCGGCTTCGATCGGTTTGTCGGCAACTGGTCTCGCGCCGGGCGAATTTGTTTCTGACAAACTGTTGCATACAGCTGTGCATTTATTTGAAACTGTTGGCACTGTAACTGTTGTAAAGGAAAGCGATATCGACGTGATTGCCGGTTTGTCCGGGAGCGGTCCGGCCTATCTCTATTATCTTGCCGAGGCCATGCAGGAGGCCGGCATCCGGGAAGGCATCTCATCCGAAGCTTCAGCCCAACTCGTACTTCAGACACTTAAAGGTGCCACACAATTGCTGAATCTGTCCGGTAAAACCTCCGGAGAACTTCTGAAAGCCGTTGCGACTCCCGGTGGAACAACACAAGCCGGAATTGATACGCTAGATCGGCATAGAGTCCGGGATGCTGTTGCTGAGTGTGTCCATCAGGCTATTATCAGGGCCGGTGAGATGAGTGAACCGTTTTCCAAATAA
- a CDS encoding O-antigen ligase family protein, giving the protein MNLLINIKKRPVEFGYAMLFILPPLGMAVLAWFGCKEWVAIIRRRSVLSTDPVSILFMLVTLASVGAAIANRQVTDLLSTAMLAGYYGIYLYLLNNPGRLRLAKYLWITILGGVYLYFSNQFYDVLSHFITIPPDVNLMTGHLLMGFSKQNRLYGSAYNPNYACYLLILALSLLLVELLRSIKLRSMQKIAAELVALPILGFSIYETGSRAGFVIMILLLLLFTYNWNKKIFISVSILAVACTPFIFNAMPRTDSTGFSMQQRLNIWKNSFKLFTDHPLFGTTSLGFPDAYHRLTGHTIAHAHNLLLSVFASSGVVCGIFFTWLLIAGSISLIWSLKKEKGYLRTTLFFFSLPTIIAYGLLDFTLSSPQVMLVVIALVSFWVRDQKQQRGSGRHHFLMLHYFRSTAESRRANKETGIADPVSLSEASELAEVTDHPISKKIESGTVNEWIRTLALHFRLFDKKTDRESKIALIPRSLTMYNRKSPKKPDGKA; this is encoded by the coding sequence ATGAACTTATTGATAAATATTAAAAAGCGGCCTGTAGAATTTGGCTATGCAATGCTTTTTATTCTGCCGCCGCTTGGCATGGCGGTGCTCGCTTGGTTTGGATGTAAAGAATGGGTTGCAATTATTCGCAGAAGAAGTGTTCTGTCTACCGATCCTGTCAGCATTCTCTTTATGCTCGTGACCCTTGCTTCAGTCGGTGCAGCAATTGCCAACCGTCAAGTCACTGACTTGTTGTCTACGGCTATGCTTGCCGGATATTATGGCATTTATCTCTATTTACTGAACAATCCGGGCCGTCTGCGTCTCGCAAAATACTTATGGATTACGATACTGGGCGGTGTTTACCTCTATTTCTCCAATCAGTTTTATGACGTGCTTTCGCACTTCATCACTATTCCGCCAGACGTTAACCTGATGACCGGGCATCTGCTGATGGGTTTCTCTAAGCAGAACCGGCTGTACGGATCTGCTTACAACCCCAATTATGCCTGCTATCTGCTCATTCTTGCATTGTCCCTGCTGCTGGTCGAACTGCTCAGATCGATTAAACTTAGAAGCATGCAGAAAATAGCGGCAGAGTTAGTCGCGCTTCCGATCCTCGGGTTCTCCATATATGAGACGGGATCACGCGCGGGGTTTGTGATCATGATTCTTCTCCTGTTGCTCTTCACATATAATTGGAACAAAAAAATATTTATTTCAGTTTCAATCTTAGCGGTGGCCTGTACCCCGTTTATTTTCAATGCAATGCCAAGAACAGATTCCACCGGTTTTTCCATGCAGCAACGTTTGAATATTTGGAAAAACAGTTTTAAGCTTTTTACCGATCATCCGCTGTTTGGAACAACGTCACTCGGATTTCCGGACGCTTACCATCGGTTGACCGGGCACACCATTGCCCACGCGCATAATCTTCTTCTCTCAGTTTTTGCTTCTTCAGGAGTAGTATGCGGCATCTTCTTTACGTGGCTGCTCATTGCCGGATCCATTTCACTGATCTGGTCTCTGAAAAAAGAAAAAGGTTATCTGCGGACCACATTGTTTTTTTTCTCGTTGCCGACAATAATCGCGTACGGTCTGCTGGACTTTACCCTTTCTTCGCCCCAAGTTATGCTGGTCGTTATCGCCCTCGTATCGTTCTGGGTCAGAGATCAAAAGCAGCAAAGAGGTTCCGGCCGCCATCACTTTCTGATGCTGCATTATTTCCGGTCCACGGCTGAGAGTCGCAGGGCGAACAAGGAGACAGGTATAGCCGATCCGGTTTCCCTCTCTGAAGCCAGCGAATTAGCTGAAGTAACGGATCACCCTATTTCGAAAAAAATAGAGTCCGGCACTGTTAATGAGTGGATTCGTACGCTCGCTCTCCATTTTCGCCTATTTGATAAAAAAACGGACCGTGAATCGAAAATTGCACTTATACCCCGCAGCTTAACAATGTATAATAGAAAGAGTCCGAAAAAACCGGACGGAAAAGCGTAA
- a CDS encoding DUF4097 family beta strand repeat-containing protein yields MKIYQKKALNADGLHAVVVTVSPLDVELVQTEDQLLKAEIQGEWTDDPVEKIELDVHAEGDAAIIRAKMDEHRLLFGIMGITWNRWVKVVVHVPARIYERVEIGGQSGDISVRRIIAETLSLSSKSGDIIVEDCEAKKELIAASTSGDIRITGLLAKEKVSARASSGDVVLRNLASDFLDAAARSGDVTVSDFRGTLAAEVSSGDIELENDQLTGDLRAYAQSGDVSISFRKDPESFAINYQGSSGEGSVHIEGILYKEKNEHRMLGQKGDGQYMIDVHTGSGDFVLN; encoded by the coding sequence ATGAAAATTTATCAGAAGAAGGCATTGAATGCTGACGGGTTGCATGCAGTGGTTGTAACTGTTTCACCACTGGATGTCGAACTGGTTCAGACGGAGGATCAATTGCTGAAGGCTGAGATTCAAGGTGAGTGGACGGATGATCCGGTGGAAAAAATTGAACTGGATGTTCATGCTGAGGGCGATGCAGCGATCATACGCGCAAAGATGGACGAACATCGGCTGCTGTTCGGCATCATGGGGATAACGTGGAACCGGTGGGTGAAGGTTGTCGTCCATGTGCCGGCAAGGATTTATGAAAGGGTTGAGATAGGCGGGCAATCTGGAGATATCAGTGTACGCCGGATTATTGCGGAAACGCTGTCACTTTCCAGCAAATCTGGAGATATCATTGTCGAAGACTGTGAAGCGAAAAAAGAATTAATTGCTGCATCAACCAGCGGAGATATCAGAATTACCGGCCTGCTTGCAAAGGAAAAAGTTTCTGCGCGTGCGTCCAGCGGAGACGTTGTGCTGCGCAATCTGGCGTCTGATTTTTTGGATGCAGCTGCGCGTTCCGGCGATGTGACTGTTTCGGATTTTCGTGGAACGCTGGCAGCAGAGGTCAGTTCGGGCGATATTGAGCTGGAGAACGATCAGCTTACGGGAGATCTTAGGGCGTATGCCCAAAGCGGAGATGTCAGTATTTCTTTTCGCAAGGATCCTGAATCTTTTGCGATAAATTATCAGGGGTCATCAGGTGAGGGGAGTGTCCATATCGAAGGAATTCTCTATAAAGAAAAAAATGAGCATCGAATGCTTGGGCAGAAAGGCGACGGGCAATACATGATTGATGTCCACACAGGTT